The window CGCTGGGCGCAGTCGGCTGCTCCGGCTCGAAGTACGAGGACGACCAGCCGATCCCCGCGAAAGCGCGGTACAAGGGTGCCTACTGGACGAACAAGCGCAGGTACGGAGAGACGTGCGCCGACGAGTGGCGCATCATCTCTGCCGAGCACGCGGTCCTCGACCCGGCGACGCCGATCGAGCATTACGAGAAGACGCCCAGCGACCTGCGAGGGATTCCCGTTGACTCGGACCAGCGCCTTCCGTCCGGAGACGACGTGACGACGCTCCTCGACAGGTGGGCGCTGGACGTCCACGAGGGGCTGTCAACGTGGTTGTCGAACGTTGCTAGTGGTGTCGATCCCCGAGACGTAGAGTTAGAAGTGCTCCTCGGTCGGGACTACCGCAAGCCGCTGGAGGACCGTCATGTCTTCGACGCACTCCTTATACCCGGCGAGCTGTCGGTGTCGTTCCCATTCCAAGATGTTGCGCAAGCCCAGGGTGGGATGTTCGAGCAGATCGACTGGATGGGCGACGAGGTCGATGCTGCGACCGAGGCTGTCACTGACGGAGGTGAGTCGCCATGACGGCGAAGTACAGCACCGGCTCGGACGACGACCACGTCCGGCGCTGGGACCGTGACCGGCTCTACACGCTGGCGCAGTGGTCGAGCAAGCCCTTCGTCGGCCACCGTCACCGTCACGAGACCGTTGACCACCGCATCGTCATCGCCTACACGCACGGGGTTGGCGTCGACGTCCGTCACGAGGTCCGCTCGAAGGACTCCGCGAAGTTTCCCGACGAGTGGGCCACTGTCGAGAGTATCGAGGTGCGTGACTACGGCGCCCAGCACACCAGGAAGCCGGAGATGAGGTGGTTAGAGTGAGCCTCGA of the Salinibaculum sp. SYNS191 genome contains:
- a CDS encoding DUF6884 domain-containing protein produces the protein MTREDKLCPRPREHALPGGDLAVSSHWVWGVRGATTVAAADKPLYRLLLDILADEHVPDLMSAHLASECDDLVDVRQTVVDIDRGVVGADGHGYGMSFCFRVRDAIDEYRDRDPLTLGAVGCSGSKYEDDQPIPAKARYKGAYWTNKRRYGETCADEWRIISAEHAVLDPATPIEHYEKTPSDLRGIPVDSDQRLPSGDDVTTLLDRWALDVHEGLSTWLSNVASGVDPRDVELEVLLGRDYRKPLEDRHVFDALLIPGELSVSFPFQDVAQAQGGMFEQIDWMGDEVDAATEAVTDGGESP